A region from the Phycisphaerae bacterium genome encodes:
- a CDS encoding LacI family transcriptional regulator, producing the protein MEQTRVSKKPTVVEVARRARVSRAAVYAVLNADRPTNIGISDEKRRRVLEAARELGYVRNELARSLVTGRTHTIGVLVHTLKTHFYTDFFTYMDDACHADGYSVFVSSSEFDGARERRNLEAYLAKRVDAVAIARGQPGNNDDVLQRLISQGVVVVILGEVDVPDLPYPVVGFDEGRVGDLTAEHLRSLGHRRVLYLSAGRTRDNSLRIHSIRAERFAQAWRQVGGEGLERFDTADPVHGGMELAEALAKMPEGRRPTAVACSTDRLAISLVSSLRMHRLRVPRDISVIGCDDIDAAAECTVPLTTVRLPTDRMAEGAWRLIKGKLGSEPADSESGSERLIIQPELVIRESTEKARNC; encoded by the coding sequence ATGGAGCAGACCAGGGTATCCAAGAAGCCGACCGTGGTGGAGGTGGCCCGCCGGGCAAGGGTCTCGAGGGCGGCGGTGTACGCCGTCCTGAACGCGGACCGGCCGACCAACATCGGGATCAGCGACGAGAAGCGCCGGCGGGTCCTGGAGGCGGCGCGGGAACTGGGCTACGTGCGAAACGAGCTGGCCCGGTCGTTGGTAACGGGCCGGACGCACACCATCGGGGTGCTGGTGCACACGCTCAAGACCCACTTCTACACCGATTTCTTCACGTACATGGACGATGCCTGTCACGCCGACGGCTATTCGGTGTTCGTCAGTTCCAGCGAGTTCGATGGCGCCCGCGAGCGGCGGAACCTCGAGGCATATCTGGCCAAGCGGGTGGACGCGGTGGCGATCGCCCGCGGTCAGCCCGGCAACAACGACGACGTGTTACAACGGCTGATCTCGCAAGGGGTTGTGGTGGTGATCCTGGGCGAGGTGGACGTGCCGGACCTGCCGTATCCGGTGGTCGGGTTTGATGAGGGCCGGGTCGGCGACCTGACGGCTGAGCACCTGCGGTCTTTGGGGCATCGGCGGGTCCTGTACCTCAGCGCTGGCCGGACGCGGGACAACAGCCTGCGGATTCACAGCATCCGGGCCGAGCGGTTCGCCCAGGCGTGGCGGCAGGTGGGCGGCGAGGGGCTCGAGCGGTTCGATACAGCCGATCCGGTTCACGGCGGGATGGAGTTGGCTGAGGCGCTGGCGAAGATGCCCGAGGGCCGACGGCCGACGGCGGTGGCGTGCAGCACGGACCGGCTGGCGATCAGCCTGGTTTCGTCGCTACGGATGCATCGGCTGCGTGTGCCGCGGGACATTTCGGTGATCGGCTGTGATGACATCGACGCGGCGGCTGAGTGCACGGTGCCTCTGACCACAGTTCGCCTGCCGACGGACCGGATGGCTGAAGGTGCGTGGCGGCTGATCAAGGGCAAGCTCGGTTCGGAACCGGCCGATTCCGAAAGCGGTTCCGAACGGCTGATCATCCAGCCGGAGCTGGTGATCCGGGAGTCGACAGAGAAGGCGAGGAATTGCTGA
- a CDS encoding prepilin-type N-terminal cleavage/methylation domain-containing protein, whose amino-acid sequence MNGLAAPSHSKSFTLIELLVVVAIIAVLVAILLPALSAARESAQRVRCLANLRQLGVGAVMWAGETNGDIGGLPGRVHIPPRWDEIYLATIFGRPAAVDQLRDCAAILRCPSDPYPRPAGEVARSFATSPYVINYNGEYPCPQPAYTSIKVDQVPQPSETTLLSEFWKDNIFGGGVWFTAHYFPLPGSLYGHSGPYHATGGNLLMIDGHSEWFDAMTDIARYYRMYEITK is encoded by the coding sequence ATGAACGGGTTGGCGGCTCCTTCACATTCGAAATCGTTTACGCTGATTGAGCTGTTGGTGGTCGTGGCGATCATCGCGGTGCTGGTGGCGATCCTGCTGCCGGCGCTGAGCGCGGCGCGGGAAAGCGCCCAGCGGGTGCGGTGCCTGGCGAATCTGCGGCAGCTCGGCGTGGGTGCGGTGATGTGGGCGGGCGAGACGAACGGGGACATCGGCGGACTGCCCGGGCGGGTGCACATTCCGCCGCGATGGGACGAAATCTACCTCGCCACGATCTTCGGCCGGCCGGCGGCGGTCGATCAGCTTCGCGACTGCGCGGCGATCCTGCGGTGCCCGAGCGATCCATACCCGCGGCCGGCCGGCGAGGTGGCCCGGTCGTTCGCGACCAGCCCGTACGTGATCAACTACAACGGCGAGTATCCGTGCCCGCAGCCGGCCTACACGAGCATCAAGGTGGACCAGGTTCCCCAGCCGTCGGAAACCACGCTGCTCTCGGAATTCTGGAAGGACAACATCTTCGGCGGCGGCGTGTGGTTCACCGCGCATTACTTTCCTCTGCCCGGATCGCTCTACGGCCACAGCGGGCCGTACCACGCGACGGGCGGCAACCTGCTGATGATCGACGGCCACTCGGAGTGGTTCGACGCGATGACGGACATCGCACGCTATTACCGGATGTACGAAATCACCAAGTAG